One window of the Pieris rapae chromosome 13, ilPieRapa1.1, whole genome shotgun sequence genome contains the following:
- the LOC110995517 gene encoding glucose dehydrogenase [FAD, quinone]-like encodes MTSAGNITEDLCKICDGRIECAPTAILLIALVHTLYGHLGPEIDYFGNNKEELTGSQQKLKVLPKHRYKYVENEERSENSDIADEEFDFIVIGGGTAGCVVASRLSENRKWKTLLIEAGVEEPKMTLIPALTSEFQGSSLDWQYAMRPKKGFCQNRMEKGCEIIQGKVLGGTSSINEMAYIRGSPADYDEWALNGNEGWSFAQVLPYFKYSEGNYDKDISKNKFFHSTQGPLDVGRYPYVDDNVDVLLSAFNEMGYNYTDINGRTQIGFMRIQTMSYFGERVSTYTAFIEPIRKLRSNIVILTEALVTKIIFEDYRDSLKAVGVEYIRNGTKFKVKASKEVILSAGAINSPKLLMQSGIGPRDYLEYLKIPVLYDLPVGANFQDHLAVCLPIIKLTRTATTTKFTEKLKDITTYYTKGLGPLSANYQVVAFMESSISEILGTPDIEFRFRGHDSNMYYNKMDMCISLLTPKSKGQIILNATDPVFGTPLIYPNFLKDPSDAKKLLEGIQEVVKLFDTDVFKTAEYEFDPKPILNNECRNHERVSEEFWSCIIRQFSMPLQNFAGTCKMGPPKDPESVVDNSLRVYGTTNFRVVDASIMPKITRGSTSAPVIMIAEKASDLIKSVWY; translated from the exons ATGACATCAGCTGGAAACATAACTGAAGACCTGTGTAAAATATGTGACGGAAGAATTGAATGTGCACCCACGGCTATACTACTAATCGCGTTAGTTCATACTCTATACGGGCATTTAGGGCCCGAAATAgattattttggaaataataaaGAGGAACTCACGGGTTctcaacaaaaattaaaagttttaccaAAACATCGGTATAAATATGTAGAAAATGAGGAGCGAAGCGAGAATTCCGACATAGCTGATGAAGAGTTTGACTTTATAGTGATCGGTGGTGGCACAGCCGGTTGTGTAGTTGCCAGCCGACTTTCCGAAAACAGGAAGTGGAAG ACACTGCTTATAGAAGCTGGAGTTGAAGAACCTAAAATGACACTGATTCCTGCACTCACAAGTGAATTTCAAGGTTCATCACTTGACTGGCAATACGCAATGAGACCCAAAAAGGG aTTTTGTCAGAACCGTATGGAAAAAGGCTGCGAAATAATACAGGGTAAGGTTCTTGGCGGAACATCGTCAATTAACGAAATGGCCTACATAAGGGGCAGCCCTGCAGATTACGATGAGTGGGCACTTAATGGCAATGAAGGGTGGAGCTTTGCGCAAGTACTACCTTACTTTAAATACTCTGAGGGGAATTACGACAAAGACATATCGAAAAACAAATTCTTCCACTCGACTCAAGGACCTTTAGATGTAGGACGTTATCCTTATGTAGACGATAATGTGGACGTTTTACTTAGCGCGTTTAATGAGATGGGATATAACTATACAGATATCAATGGAAGGACACAAATTGGGTTTATGAGGATACAGACTATGTCTTATTTTGGTGAAAGAGTGAGCACGTACACAGCCTTTATAGAACCTATACGTAAGCTTAGAAGTAACATCGTAATTTTGACAGAAGCATTAgtcactaaaataatttttgaagacTACAGAGATAGTTTAAAAGCTGTTGGTGTagaatatattagaaatgGAACGAAATTTAAGGTTAAGGCTTCTAAAGAAGTAATTTTAAGTGCCGGTGCTATTAACTCACCTAAGTTGCTTATGCAATCTGGAATAGGTCCTAGAGACTacttagaatatttaaaaataccggTGTTGTATGATTTACCGGTTGGCGCCAACTTTCAAGATCATTTAGCAGTTTgtttaccaattattaaactcACTAGGACTGCGACAACCACaaaatttacagaaaaattaaaagacaTTACAACATATTACACAAAAGGGCTTGGACCGTTGTCGGCAAACTACCAGGTTGTAGCTTTTATGGAGTCAAGTATATCAGAGATATTGGGAACACCAGATATTGAGTTTCGATTTAGAGGTCACgattcaaatatgtattataataaaatggataTGTGCATTTCTCTATTAACACCTAAAAGCAAAGgtcaaataatactaaatgcAACAGATCCAGTCTTTGGTACACCTTTAATATACCCCAATTTCCTTAAAGATCCGTCCGATGCAAAGAAGTTATTAGAAGGTATACAAGAAGTAGTTAAACTGTTTGATACAGATGTATTTAAAACAGCTGAATACGAGTTTGACCCGAAACCAATTCTAAACAATGAATGTAGGAATCACGAACGAGTTTCTGAAGAATTTTGGTCATGTATCATAAGACAATTTTCAATGCCCCTTCAAAATTTCGCAGGAACATGTAAAATGGGGCCTCCCAAAGATCCTGAGTCAGTCGTAGATAATAGTTTACGAGTATATGGCACAACAAATTTCAGAGTAGTAGATGCATCAATAATGCCGAAAATAACTAGAGGATCGACTTCAGCACCAGTAATAATGATAGCGGAAAAGGCtagtgatttaataaaaagtgtttGGTATTAA